TGATTTGGAAGCAAGTTTTAAAACCCAGAATTGGTATCCGTTTGGATCAGCCTCGAATTCGTTATATTCTAGACATATAAAGATCTTTTGTATAGAATCATCTCGAGTGGGATCAAAGAATCATGATGGGCCTCCTtggatttcaatccaaatcagctAGAATTGAAAATTAAGTTTGGTTGCCAAACCCATTGCTTGCCACCCATGAACATGCACAATCACAACATAGTTTCAAACTTCAAATTAAGAAGGAACCTGAAACACAAAGGTCAATCTTTATTGTTTTCAATCCCTTTTGATGTATGCATTGATGCTACCTTTCATTAATAATTCAAATATTTAAGTGACATGATAaccaacatggtatcagaacaACGAGTAGAAGAATTAATCCCAAACACAAAAACCCATTATAATTTGGTGTGGTTGTGCGGCTTGAATGAAGCCACATAACGTCGTCATGCCTTCCTTTTTCAATCCCCCTACATCCATTTCTTATTAATGAAATGTGGGCAACCTTGTCACTTGTGACGATGGTGATGACAGCCATCCAGTGCAGCATTGATGTTCTGAGAGGCCTGGATGATGAAATGAGAGTCACTTTCACATTAACCCAACATGAAACAACTTCCTCTCCTTCTAGAAGCGGAGAGATAAGCCTATGTTGCTATTcactttcaatttttatttttcttttttccttttgctatTATATTCTAAAGAACTGCTAAAGGGAATTTACTTAATTCTGAAAAATATAGTTATTAAtgtatttaaaaatatatataataaataaatgtggTGAGAATTTTTAGTAGGATACACAATcatgattatatttttttttcagtttcccttcccttcttttttactTGCAATCGAACAAAACCTAAAATGTCATTGCTTTTAGAAGGCAATGTTATAGCCAGGCTATTGTGGAAAGGCAAACAAGTTAAAGATCCAAAACTCTATGTCTACCCTCTTCCATCTGTGGTCCCTTTCTATTTCTTCTATACACACAAAATTTTTAAGGGTtgttatccatgtaacaatggaaagtgatgttttgaaaaaatcatAACATAAATATGAGGCATCCAGttttatggggtttttttttttttgactgtcTATTCCCACTCAAAGTTGGAAGAGTGTGTACTGATGCCAAGATTATCCGTACAAATTCATGGACATATAAGGGATATGTGCTAATACAAAaaggggtatttgattgaatttgaccttgaaatttaacatgtgcCTAATCTAGACCATGCTTTCTCTATCCAATGGTTACAATGGAACCTATGTGATAGAATAGATGTCTTATGACATTTGAAAAAACAACACACCTTTGTGATAATAAAAttctcctattttttaaaggCGAAACCCAACTTACttatcaaattaaaatttgtttGGGAGTCCAATCTCCCCGATTCCAATTTGTTTTTGCCACCTTAGTATGCACTACTTTTCTTTTAGCCATGGAGTGTAGTTAACATTGTTGCTACAAGCCTAGCCTCAAGGAGTTTTTTTAAATGTAATGGTTAAGAAGGTTCAAGGATGGGGGTCAGCACTACAATGTTTTTACAATAGGGATTATCTTGTTATAACCTAAGTTGGTGGAAAAAAGTTGCCatcttacttttattttttattattattttttttaattatacttttttcgtatatcaaaattttttttcccaatgaaGGTAAATCTTGTCATTATGCATAATAATGAATTAAACAAATTTAACCttttaaaatccatttttaaccttctattaaataaattttgggaaTGAGACAATGGACGAAATAAAGTTACAAATTCTAGTTCATCATTTTGGTGGCACGAAGTGCACCTTATACAACCATGCCATATAGTTCTATATttggttctaccaaaaaaaaaaaaagttttatatTTGGAgggatttttatatattttttggtgaaagtttcTCTTTCACAGGCTCCAAAATATAGTTAGAGTCAATAGATGGAATTTGCCCTTGTTAGATGCTTAAGTCTATTCTACAAtattgggaaaagaaaaaaaaatatacaaagggATTACTTGACACCCTCCAACATGATAGAGTTGAATGATGTTATTACTTTTTGTCTTATACCGCATACATGAAACCACATGATTGCATAGAGAACTAACATGTCCAAAAGGTGTGAAATGTTGTTgaatcttataattttttccttttaatttgatccatatattttttttcaatgagggtaaTGGTGTTATTACACTAACCTCATAAAATTTGTATGACAATGATATCTTTTGATAAACGACAAATGCCTCGTACAATTGGTAAATTTGTGATACATTAAGCACACGTTCATCAAGATTCTGATTCTCATAAAATTTGTATGATATAGATACCTTTTGATAAATGACAAATGCCTAGTTAATTGGTAAAATTGGGGTGCATTAAGCACACGTTCAGGTTGCTACCTCCCCCACTTTCTACTATAGAGTAGGTattgataaagaaaaaaatgatatctTTTCATAATGATAttcatttcaaatttatttttgaaaacccttatATACTCATGtcttaataattattattattattttccttctttttgaaGAGGCCTTAATAAcatttaagaaaaagaaaaatgacaacTGAAAGGCCTCAAGTTCTAAGTAAACCTATTAAGGTGTCATTCAAATATTCACATTAGAGAGCTTCCCTCTCAAGGTTTGAGAAGACAGAATTGGGCTGGGATCGGTCAATGTTGATACTGATCCGACCTCAATCCAGATTGCTTGGATCGGACAGAACTACTCTTAggttcaaacatttttttttactgtctTACCCTTTGTATATACTAATCCATTGGCTGGTATTGACTAAGAATCGGTCTGGTCCAATTCAATTCAATCCAATCGGACCCGACCTTACCTGACCTGACCCGACTGATTTCATGTTCCTTCTAGATGCCATTGTTTGTCtatttatttgaataaagaaacttCCTTCTAGATGTGCGACTTACTTCGAAGTAACCTTATCTTTTATTACCTGATACCTCACCCCTGAAATCATACACTTTATCTCAATCATTCAACGCAGATCAGCTTATGGTCCAATGCTTATAAATGCACCATCTCAAAGGAGTGAAACAGACAAAAGCTTTCATCAGGTCTGCGTGTTTCCAATCCAAGTAAAATTCATTAGAGATGATACAGCTAAACCTCGAGTTCTTCCCTACAGTTCTCCTCTTTGttcttcccttcctcttcttattcatcaaagcCTTCTCAACTGCAAACAAGAAGTCTTCAGCTTCATCTCAAAACAACAAACTACCAAGGGTATATCCCATAGTTGGCTCTTCATTTACCATAGCTAAGAATCATGAGAGGTTCAGCCAATGGGCCACGGAGCTTCTTCAAAACTCTCCCAATGGAAACATCCTCCTTTATCGTCCTCTTGGCCATAGTCAGCTCATAACCACTAATCCCTCCAACGTCGAACACATCCTCAAAACCCAATTTTACAAATACCCCAAAGGTGAATTCTTCCGAGACACCCTACTCGATTTCCTTGGCGATGGCATCTTTAATGCAGATGCTGATACGTGGAAGTTTCAGAGACAAATGTCAAGTCATGAATTCAGCACTAGATCTCTCCGGAAATTCATCGAAACAGTCGTGGAAGACGAGCTCTCCGGCCGCCTcctccctctcctctcttccgCCTCCGCCAACAACACAGTGTTTGATCTACAAGACATCCTTCAAAGATTTGCATTTGATAATATTTGCAAGATTGCTTTTGGGTTCGACCCAGAATGCCTATCTCCATCATTCCCACAACCTGTATCGGAATTCGCCGAAGCATTTGAAGATGCTACTAATTTAAGCAGTGCAAGGTTTAATTCCATATTCCCACCTTTGTGGAAGCTGAAACGGGCACTTAATATTGGGTCCGAAAGAAGGCTACGAGAAGCAATTTCAACAGTTAAAGAGTACGCAACTAATCTTgtcagaaaaaagaagaaagaactcGAATTGGAAACACTCCAATCAGAAGATCTTCTCTCCAAATTCTTGAGTTCCGGTCACTCGGATGAACGTTTCGTTACAGATATTGTTATCAGCTTTATCGTAGCGGGTCGAGATACGACGTCGGCCGCCTTGACATGGTTCTTTTGGCTAGTTTCTAACAACCTTCGAGTGGAAGAGGAGATATTGAAGGAGATAAAGGAGAAGCCTGAAGCTCTTGACTATGATGAGGTGAAGCATGTAGTGTACATTCATGCATCGTTATGTGAGAGTATGCGTttgtacccaccggtcccaATTGACACAAAGTTTTCCACAGAGGAAGATGTTCTACCGGATGggacttttgtgaagaaaggaGTGATAGTGACATACATTCCTTACGCAATGGGGAGGACAGAGGCAATATGGGGTAAGGACTGGCCGGAGTTTCGGCCGGAGAGGTGGCTGGAGAAGGACGAAGCTGCTTCTGGGAAGTGGAAGTTTGTTGGTAAAGACTCTTATTCATATCCGGTGTTCCAAGCAGGGCCAAGAGTATGTTTAGGGAAGGAGATGGCGTTCTTGCAGATGCAGAGGTTGGTCGCTGAAATAATGCGACGGTATCGGGTGGTGACGGCGGAGAAGGACTTTGATCCCTTTTTCACATCTTACTTGTCGGCCAAAATGAAAGGTGGTTTTCCGGTGAGAGTTGAGCGGAGGGATTAAGGTCCTGCTGTGGTGGCTGCAGCTTCGTGGTTGTTTTATGTGCATGGCACCATTTCATGTTATGGACTTATGGACAATGTATGTAGTCTTCTAGTTATAAGGTCAGATCCTCTCAAGCCGCTGGGACGCCCATTAAGGCATCCGATGGCTGGGATGGGAGGACCTGGACACCCCCCCTACCATTGGATGTCTCACTGGCGTCCCAgtggctggagaggatcttttccCCATTGCATTAGGGTTTAATAAGAGCCAATATGTCTAGGCTGTGTTTTATTCCAATATAAAGTAAATAAGtatgtatcttcttcttcttcattgattcCCTCTTCTTACCAAAACTGGTGGCAGATAATAAGATTTGATATTTTTCAGATCATTACATAATTACTttgatttttactatttttaatGAATCATATATGCATTGGATTAAGGAGATTTGAATCTATACGTAGCCGACCTCATTTTGTTGAGGTCGGagtgaatttattattatttttgtaattaattaAATCTATAAAAGTCAAATTAGGAATTagtcaaaataaaacaaaatgcTCTTCTTAACACCAAAGCTAAAACCTAGATACTCCCTTGAGTTGTGCgactaaaaaatattttcctttctttttcttgggaCCCATGGTGAAGAAAATCTAGAGCAATAATCTACGACTTCATTCAATAATGACAATGAAAAGGTATGGAATTCTTTCACCATTGTTGGAAGAAAATTGCCTCCCATACTTTATATGTTAATTATTGATGGTTTGTTGAGGATATGATGTCATGAATTTCGTTGCTTGTGTTTGTGGGTTGATTACGAAAAGCCTTAGGTTGCGTCTGGTAATGTTTTTATTCCAtaaacgacgtttcgtgtcaaaaataaaaatttacatttctgtgtcaaaacgccgtttttaaacgaaaaaagaGTGTTTAGTGAATCCGTTTCTGGAACAGTTTCAAAACACAAGTCTTCTCTCCTTTCTGTGTGCGGAATTGTGAAAATGAAGAACTAGGGAGACAAGTTTATCGGGAACAATTTACCTAAAATCCcccaatacctttttttttttatttggaatgaAACTGGGAAGACAAAACAGCTAtttgtcgttccgtcaattCCAGTTTCTACtgttatttttttcactttttgttaaaaaaaaaggaaactcatCTATGCTGCATCAAaagctttattccattttttcgttccatttttcgttccaatagaacgaaaaaactccagaaacgttccAATAGAACATTACCAAATTCAACCTTAATATATGCCTATGTAGGTTTTGGTATAAATTTGTACTAATAGTTTATTCTTGAAACCTGAgaaaggtgtgaggacgagtggTTGTAATCTTATATTATCTATTAATAGAGTAACAGATCTCTTCTCACCATGTACAtcggcaatcttgtcgaaccatGTAAATCCTTGAATAGtgtgattcttaatttttttacgATTTTCATTTGTTTATAGTTAAAATAAGACGGTCTAAATTGAATTTGTCCTTCCCAAATGGCAATGTTACTCCTATGCAGATACAGTGGAGAGCAAAATGATCATCCCGCAACCCTCTTGAAAGGTAGAAATTCCAACCCTAATGAGACTTAAACTAATGTTCTCCCAAATAATATTATATAACATATATAATTAGGAGTTTTAATATTATAATTCTATTTATGGTCCTCAAGAATTATGCCTTCTGAAATCACTTTTTGACATGTACATGTTCATGGCAGACAAGGCTGTATTCTTGTGTTGCTGACACATTCACTTCAGTGAGATCAGGATGGATCAGGATGGTTCCGTGTTTGATTTACAATAAACAGATTCAAATcgtttttataatatttatttagagTTAGTTGCCGGTTGGTTCAGGCAGTTCAGCTGGATAAGTATTTGGCAAATGTCATGCATCTATCACCAAGCATGGAATATATTTCTGCTTCCCTCACTTCCTCTTGAAAGTTTTAATCAAAATAGGTAACCAGATTATCTTTTCCCTTATTAATGATGAAGCCATAATCTACGAGGTTTGTGACTTTTGAAGATTGAAAGTCATTCACCACCCCTTCCCTTAGAATTTTTTGTCCGGGACGATAAGTTGAATTATTTACACAATTAAGCACCATTAAGAGACTGAAGATGCTGGCCTGATGGATTGGATTGGGAGgcgaataaattttttttttaatttctttatttatttaattttttaaagaaaattttcttgcatCATGGGTGCAAACAAATTATGTTTAATGGCCATAAATATCTACCCCTATTTAGAAATGGTTGGAAATATCCCCATTGTTATGGGGTGCTTTCTTTGTCTGTATCATCAGAACCAGTCAATGAATGTAGGTGTGGAAAAactcaatcttcttcttctttttatttatttatttattttattattatttttattattttattattatttttatttttttaaatccttttagACTCAAATAAGTAGCGAGGAGAAAAACATCAAGGGCATTATGGTAATACATGAATATGCATTATTACAAGTGTGCTGGCTATGTCCTTGCGGAGACACAATCGCTTTCGGATTctaaaatttcccttttccaTTGGCAATAATTCTCTATATCTAACTTTTATTAGGAGCTAATTAATTTTTATCACTTCCTTATATACTTGACATCATATTTGCCAACCCCATTTATAGACTTCTTGTCTCCTTTGTTGGTCTtgaatttgacattcttataTGCACTATCTGATAAGCATAGATTGATAACCAACCTCCCTTGAATCTCTTGTGAGCTCCAAAAATTTTAATTGAGAAATTATTACTTCTTATATACTGTAGAGGCAGATCATTCAGCATAAGAGAACATGGTTATGAGGCTATGGCTGCAAGTTAGGTGATTGTTCTATCAGTTTCATCCATATGAGGATTGATCATGTTAGTTAATGGGTTTAATTTTGAAGTGTGTGTCAGTTACTTTGTATGATTATGGTTTGATGGGCATTTTATGTGTTATTGTATCAGTTTGTACTCCAATAAATAAGTACAATTGTTTCCATGGTTCATGTGGATTGTGAGGTCTTATATGAGCTGGGTTTacccaaaatcgaaccgatttACACCCTAATCATATTATCAAATTAAATTTCCTTTTAATGGAATCCGTCGTATCAACCGACATTACCCAATTCACTTACCTTTACTCTGGAGTCTAGATCGGATTGATGGGAATGGCCCAATCCAATCCTGATTCTTAAAACCCTGATCCCGTGTCCCATTTCATACTGATCTTCCACTTCTCGTTCCTGGATTTTTGGAATTGACAATATAAGAATAGATCAGTTGCTCGTACGATCGCTTGATTGTATGGGTAAGCATCCAACATCTGTTCCATTTTTTACTATTACATAGACTAAGAAGAATATATTTGAAAGTGAAAAATACTGATGTTGGATGTTCACTCTTATAACTAGGTGATTGTACAAACAACGGATCTAATCTCATCTTAAACTGTATCAAAAGACTTCTTTACGACCTTATCTCTCAAAGATGCCAAAGTCATCTACAACCTTCGTGAGCACAGCACATCCAAAGCCTAGTAACCAGCAATGTGCTAAAATTTACTTGTGTCTCCATATTGTTGGCCAGCGTTCGGGGAACTACCACATATTTAAACCCCACCATTGCATCTCTCACTCTCAACATCTCGTTAGTTATTCCAGACCGGctaattctatttatttttttttttttcggttttcAAATTTGCTGATATATTGGTTGTGGAAGCATTAGCTATCAAGAAGGTCTACCAGAGGTCTTAGTTGAAGGGGTGGATCGGTTGATGACGGAGAGTGATAACCGGGAGGTGATTTTATGTCTATAAGACCCAACAACGAATTCAGCATTATCGATTCAGTTGATTATTATGGATATTAGGTGTTGTTCCCATGATGAAGGTTTCGGTGTCATTGTTGGCAGCTCAGGCATAGTGGTATGGTGGTTAAAGAGATGGGTTGTATTGTGAAGTCAGATTCTCAGCAGCCGTCCGATTGGGATTGTAATCCAACGGTGGATTGAGCTTTGGTGTGTGAAATAATGAGAGTCGTTGATCGTAGTTGGTAAAAGTTGAAATTGGATGGTTTAGATCTTTTAAATTTTGTTTGTATTAGAAATTGGAGGTAAAAAGTCAAGACTGCCCTTAGTCGTGACGTTTGGAATGTCATTTACTTAAATGCACCCTCATGAATGCTTGTGAGAGCTACCTTACCAAATGTATATATTGAAGGTCAATCTAACGATTGGGATTAAAAGATTCTGTTTGATGGACTCACATTGGCTGAACTTCTCTAGGGTTTTCTGGAGGCTATGTAACTCTAAATTGGACGTGTAATATAtggattttgggtatttcgAAAAGGTTAACACATTGGGAATATTGGAAGAGCGGTCTGATGCATGGGTGTGCATAGAAGTCGAGGCTGACAcgattcttctttgttttgggCGTTGTTTTGGTTGAGGAGTCATTGGAGATGTTCTTCATGCTATGGTGATGATTCTATGATCTTCTACGCGCAAAGAAGTCCACTTGGCGATGCCTAAGTGAGGTTTAAATCCCTTGTTATCTCTATTTATATGTTCTTATTCTTCATTGAATAGAGATAGGAGTTTGGGTAGGGATTTCTTGTAAATTGTTGTGGGCATGTTAGATGTTTGATTAAATACCACAGTCAACCTGGGTTTAACTTTTGGGTAGTATTTTATCCAAATTTTCTATTGATTTACTCCTTGGTCTGGGGAGGGTAAAGATATGGACAGGTGATAAGACCTCAGATTGTGAGACACTTATAAAACCCAGTGAGGGTTCATTAGTGAGGGCACTCCGTGGACTAGGCACACTGCCGAACCACGTAAAtaattgtgtttatttttctttggttaGAAGTGTTTTGCTTGTAGGGTGGTTGAGTACATTTGGCACACACATTTCCATTGATTGGGAAGAGGAGTAAATGTGTTTGTGTTTAAATTTAACACAGGTTAATCGGCAATATTTTAAGTGatactgattcacccccccccctcaatgACTGTCTGGGAACTTCATTAGGCATTTGATATTTTACTTAGATGCTTgtgttttttattatatttcaaGGGAGAGCAATTGTTCTGTTGATTCCCTTGCAAGGAGGGCCCTATCTATTGCGGATAGGATAGTTTGACCCAACTCTGATCCTTGCTTATCTTGTGATTATTCCTCAAAGAGTGGATGTATAATCCGTGATCATCAATAGAtgttctaaaaataaataaataaaaataaaataaaataaaagaagaaagaaagaaagaaagttacTCAAAGATGACGCATTTTTTTCCATGCTAAACTGCCTCCAATGTTTCTCATGTGG
This genomic stretch from Macadamia integrifolia cultivar HAES 741 unplaced genomic scaffold, SCU_Mint_v3 scaffold530, whole genome shotgun sequence harbors:
- the LOC122069078 gene encoding cytochrome P450 94A2-like; protein product: MIQLNLEFFPTVLLFVLPFLFLFIKAFSTANKKSSASSQNNKLPRVYPIVGSSFTIAKNHERFSQWATELLQNSPNGNILLYRPLGHSQLITTNPSNVEHILKTQFYKYPKGEFFRDTLLDFLGDGIFNADADTWKFQRQMSSHEFSTRSLRKFIETVVEDELSGRLLPLLSSASANNTVFDLQDILQRFAFDNICKIAFGFDPECLSPSFPQPVSEFAEAFEDATNLSSARFNSIFPPLWKLKRALNIGSERRLREAISTVKEYATNLVRKKKKELELETLQSEDLLSKFLSSGHSDERFVTDIVISFIVAGRDTTSAALTWFFWLVSNNLRVEEEILKEIKEKPEALDYDEVKHVVYIHASLCESMRLYPPVPIDTKFSTEEDVLPDGTFVKKGVIVTYIPYAMGRTEAIWGKDWPEFRPERWLEKDEAASGKWKFVGKDSYSYPVFQAGPRVCLGKEMAFLQMQRLVAEIMRRYRVVTAEKDFDPFFTSYLSAKMKGGFPVRVERRD